Proteins found in one Phocoena sinus isolate mPhoSin1 chromosome 19, mPhoSin1.pri, whole genome shotgun sequence genomic segment:
- the LOC116743807 gene encoding leukocyte immunoglobulin-like receptor subfamily A member 6 isoform X1: MTPRLTALLCLGVSLPGLSVGLRPQVQAGTLPKPTIWAEPGSVIPWGSPVTIWCQGTLGVREFYLNKEGSSAPWYRQPSPEPGDKGKFSISHMTQDYAGRYHCYYHSPTGRLQSSGPLELVVTGAHRKPTLSALPSPVVTSGGNVTLQCGSWQRLDGFILTKEGEPKSSWTLDAQRDPHGRTQGLLPVGHVTPSHRWMFRCHGFYRDTPQVWSAPSDPLKLLVSGVSAKPSLLTPQGPVVASGQSLTLQCRSDVGYDRFALSQEGRQALPQRPGQQPQAGLSQADFPLGPVTNTLAGRYRCYGGHNLSSEWSAPSDPLDILVAGWLPDTASLSMQPGPVVASGENVTLLCQSGSTKETFLLSKEGAARPPLRLRSKYRGGHFQAEFSMNPVTSAHNGTYRCYSSLSSHPYLLSHASAPLELAVSGEGP; this comes from the exons ATGACCCCCAGACTCACGGCCCTGCTCTGCCTCG GGGTCTCTCTTCCAGGGCTGAGTGTGGGCCTGAGACCTCAGGTGCAGGCAG GCACCCTCCCCAAACCCACCATCTGGGCTGAGCCAGGCTCTGTGATCCCCTGGGGGAGCCCCGTGACCATCTGGTGTCAGGGGACCCTGGGGGTCCGGGAGTTCTATCTGAATAAAGAGGGAAGCTCAGCTCCCTGGTACAGACAGCCCTCACCGGAGCCCGGGGACAAGGGCAAGTTCTCCATCTCACACATGACACAAGACTATGCAGGGAGATATCACTGTTACTATCACAGCCCCACTGGCCGGTTACAGAGCAGTGGCCCCCTGGAGCTGGTGGTGACAG GGGCCCACAGGAAACCCACCCTCTCAGCCCTGCCGAGCCCTGTGGTCACCTCGGGAGGGAACGTGACCCTCCAGTGTGGCTCATGGCAGCGACTGGACGGGTTCATTCTGACTAAGGAAGGAGAACCCAAGTCCTCCTGGACCCTGGATGCACAGCGAGACCCTCATGGGCGGACCCAGGGCCTGCTCCCCGTGGGTCACGTGACCCCCAGCCACAGGTGGATGTTCAGATGCCACGGCTTTTACAGGGACACCCCCCAGGTGTGGTCGGCCCCCAGTGACCCCCTGAAGCTCCTGGTCTCAG GTGTGTCTGCGAAGCCCTCCCTCCTGACCCCGCAGGGCCCTGTCGTGGCCTCTGGACAGAGCCTGACCCTCCAGTGTCGCTCTGACGTCGGCTATGACAGATTCGCtctgtcccaggaagggagaCAGGCCCTCCCCCAGCGCCCTGGCCAGCAGCCCCAGGCTGGGCTCTCTCAGGCCGACTTCCCCCTGGGCCCGGTGACCAACACCCTCGCGGGCCGGTACAGATGCTACGGTGGACACAACCTCTCCTCCGAGTGGTCGGCCCCCAGTGACCCCCTGGACATCCTGGTGGCAG GGTGGTTACCTGACACGGCCTCCCTCTCGATGCAGCCGGGCCCCGTGGTGGCCTCAGGAGAGAACGTGACCCTGCTGTGTCAGTCAGGGAGCACAAAGGAAACTTTCCTTCTGTCCAAGGAGGGGGCAGCCCGGCCCCCACTGCGTCTTAGATCAAAGTACCGAGGTGGGCATTTCCAGGCCGAATTCTCCATGAATCCCGTGACCTCAGCCCACAATGGGACCTACAGGTGCTACAGCTCACTCAGCAGTCACCCCTACCTGCTGTCTCACGCCAGTGCCCCCCTGGAGCTTGCGGTTTCAGGTGAGGGACCCTGA
- the LOC116743807 gene encoding leukocyte immunoglobulin-like receptor subfamily A member 6 isoform X3, producing MTPRLTALLCLGVSLPGLSVGLRPQVQAGTLPKPTIWAEPGSVIPWGSPVTIWCQGTLGVREFYLNKEGSSAPWYRQPSPEPGDKGKFSISHMTQDYAGRYHCYYHSPTGRLQSSGPLELVVTGAHRKPTLSALPSPVVTSGGNVTLQCGSWQRLDGFILTKEGEPKSSWTLDAQRDPHGRTQGLLPVGHVTPSHRWMFRCHGFYRDTPQVWSAPSDPLKLLVSGVSAKPSLLTPQGPVVASGQSLTLQCRSDVGYDRFALSQEGRQALPQRPGQQPQAGLSQADFPLGPVTNTLAGRYRCYGGHNLSSEWSAPSDPLDILVAAGPRGGLRRERDPAVSVREHKGNFPSVQGGGSPAPTAS from the exons ATGACCCCCAGACTCACGGCCCTGCTCTGCCTCG GGGTCTCTCTTCCAGGGCTGAGTGTGGGCCTGAGACCTCAGGTGCAGGCAG GCACCCTCCCCAAACCCACCATCTGGGCTGAGCCAGGCTCTGTGATCCCCTGGGGGAGCCCCGTGACCATCTGGTGTCAGGGGACCCTGGGGGTCCGGGAGTTCTATCTGAATAAAGAGGGAAGCTCAGCTCCCTGGTACAGACAGCCCTCACCGGAGCCCGGGGACAAGGGCAAGTTCTCCATCTCACACATGACACAAGACTATGCAGGGAGATATCACTGTTACTATCACAGCCCCACTGGCCGGTTACAGAGCAGTGGCCCCCTGGAGCTGGTGGTGACAG GGGCCCACAGGAAACCCACCCTCTCAGCCCTGCCGAGCCCTGTGGTCACCTCGGGAGGGAACGTGACCCTCCAGTGTGGCTCATGGCAGCGACTGGACGGGTTCATTCTGACTAAGGAAGGAGAACCCAAGTCCTCCTGGACCCTGGATGCACAGCGAGACCCTCATGGGCGGACCCAGGGCCTGCTCCCCGTGGGTCACGTGACCCCCAGCCACAGGTGGATGTTCAGATGCCACGGCTTTTACAGGGACACCCCCCAGGTGTGGTCGGCCCCCAGTGACCCCCTGAAGCTCCTGGTCTCAG GTGTGTCTGCGAAGCCCTCCCTCCTGACCCCGCAGGGCCCTGTCGTGGCCTCTGGACAGAGCCTGACCCTCCAGTGTCGCTCTGACGTCGGCTATGACAGATTCGCtctgtcccaggaagggagaCAGGCCCTCCCCCAGCGCCCTGGCCAGCAGCCCCAGGCTGGGCTCTCTCAGGCCGACTTCCCCCTGGGCCCGGTGACCAACACCCTCGCGGGCCGGTACAGATGCTACGGTGGACACAACCTCTCCTCCGAGTGGTCGGCCCCCAGTGACCCCCTGGACATCCTGGTGGCAG CCGGGCCCCGTGGTGGCCTCAGGAGAGAACGTGACCCTGCTGTGTCAGTCAGGGAGCACAAAGGAAACTTTCCTTCTGTCCAAGGAGGGGGCAGCCCGGCCCCCACTGCGTCTTAG
- the LOC116743807 gene encoding leukocyte immunoglobulin-like receptor subfamily A member 6 isoform X2 produces the protein MTPRLTALLCLGLSVGLRPQVQAGTLPKPTIWAEPGSVIPWGSPVTIWCQGTLGVREFYLNKEGSSAPWYRQPSPEPGDKGKFSISHMTQDYAGRYHCYYHSPTGRLQSSGPLELVVTGAHRKPTLSALPSPVVTSGGNVTLQCGSWQRLDGFILTKEGEPKSSWTLDAQRDPHGRTQGLLPVGHVTPSHRWMFRCHGFYRDTPQVWSAPSDPLKLLVSGVSAKPSLLTPQGPVVASGQSLTLQCRSDVGYDRFALSQEGRQALPQRPGQQPQAGLSQADFPLGPVTNTLAGRYRCYGGHNLSSEWSAPSDPLDILVAGWLPDTASLSMQPGPVVASGENVTLLCQSGSTKETFLLSKEGAARPPLRLRSKYRGGHFQAEFSMNPVTSAHNGTYRCYSSLSSHPYLLSHASAPLELAVSGEGP, from the exons ATGACCCCCAGACTCACGGCCCTGCTCTGCCTCG GGCTGAGTGTGGGCCTGAGACCTCAGGTGCAGGCAG GCACCCTCCCCAAACCCACCATCTGGGCTGAGCCAGGCTCTGTGATCCCCTGGGGGAGCCCCGTGACCATCTGGTGTCAGGGGACCCTGGGGGTCCGGGAGTTCTATCTGAATAAAGAGGGAAGCTCAGCTCCCTGGTACAGACAGCCCTCACCGGAGCCCGGGGACAAGGGCAAGTTCTCCATCTCACACATGACACAAGACTATGCAGGGAGATATCACTGTTACTATCACAGCCCCACTGGCCGGTTACAGAGCAGTGGCCCCCTGGAGCTGGTGGTGACAG GGGCCCACAGGAAACCCACCCTCTCAGCCCTGCCGAGCCCTGTGGTCACCTCGGGAGGGAACGTGACCCTCCAGTGTGGCTCATGGCAGCGACTGGACGGGTTCATTCTGACTAAGGAAGGAGAACCCAAGTCCTCCTGGACCCTGGATGCACAGCGAGACCCTCATGGGCGGACCCAGGGCCTGCTCCCCGTGGGTCACGTGACCCCCAGCCACAGGTGGATGTTCAGATGCCACGGCTTTTACAGGGACACCCCCCAGGTGTGGTCGGCCCCCAGTGACCCCCTGAAGCTCCTGGTCTCAG GTGTGTCTGCGAAGCCCTCCCTCCTGACCCCGCAGGGCCCTGTCGTGGCCTCTGGACAGAGCCTGACCCTCCAGTGTCGCTCTGACGTCGGCTATGACAGATTCGCtctgtcccaggaagggagaCAGGCCCTCCCCCAGCGCCCTGGCCAGCAGCCCCAGGCTGGGCTCTCTCAGGCCGACTTCCCCCTGGGCCCGGTGACCAACACCCTCGCGGGCCGGTACAGATGCTACGGTGGACACAACCTCTCCTCCGAGTGGTCGGCCCCCAGTGACCCCCTGGACATCCTGGTGGCAG GGTGGTTACCTGACACGGCCTCCCTCTCGATGCAGCCGGGCCCCGTGGTGGCCTCAGGAGAGAACGTGACCCTGCTGTGTCAGTCAGGGAGCACAAAGGAAACTTTCCTTCTGTCCAAGGAGGGGGCAGCCCGGCCCCCACTGCGTCTTAGATCAAAGTACCGAGGTGGGCATTTCCAGGCCGAATTCTCCATGAATCCCGTGACCTCAGCCCACAATGGGACCTACAGGTGCTACAGCTCACTCAGCAGTCACCCCTACCTGCTGTCTCACGCCAGTGCCCCCCTGGAGCTTGCGGTTTCAGGTGAGGGACCCTGA